A single window of Gloeocapsa sp. PCC 73106 DNA harbors:
- a CDS encoding RRXRR domain-containing protein — protein MQRVPVISKDNQPLMPTKPSRARRWIKEGKAFGQFNDLGIFYVQLTETPSSDQTQPVSIGIDPGKLFSGVGVQSSLYTLWTAHLELPFKRVRERMDKRRLMRRARRGRRINRKLPFELRAHRQKRFSNRKQSKLAPSI, from the coding sequence ATGCAAAGAGTGCCTGTAATTTCAAAAGACAATCAACCTCTAATGCCGACTAAACCAAGTCGTGCAAGAAGATGGATTAAGGAAGGGAAAGCTTTTGGACAATTCAACGACCTCGGTATTTTCTACGTCCAGTTAACCGAAACACCATCAAGCGATCAAACTCAACCCGTTTCTATAGGAATTGACCCAGGTAAGTTGTTTTCAGGAGTAGGTGTTCAATCCTCTCTCTATACCCTTTGGACGGCTCATTTAGAGTTACCCTTCAAACGAGTTAGAGAAAGGATGGATAAACGTCGTCTAATGCGACGAGCAAGACGGGGAAGACGGATTAACCGTAAGCTTCCCTTTGAGCTGAGAGCGCATCGTCAAAAACGTTTCTCTAATCGAAAACAATCGAAATTAGCACCGAGTATTA